The genomic segment ACGGGCTCTGGTCCATCGAACCAAGCGTCAGCGACGGATTGGGCGTGGCGCGCACGCCGGCGAGCACGTGCACCAGATCGGCCAGCGCACGCGCGCCGACGGCTTCGCCGATGCGCACCGTCGCCTGGTTGTACGAGCGCGCCAGCGCATCGATCATCCGCACCGTGCCGTGGCTGCGGCCGTCGGAATTGCCTGGCGACCAACGTTGTCCGTTCTCCAGCGTGATCGTCACCGGCGAATCGTCGACCCAGCTCGCCAGCGAATACTGCGCGGGATTACCGAACGCGAGCAGGTACACGAAGGGCTTGAGCAGCGAGCCGACCGGGCGATGCGCTTCGACCACGCGATTGAACCCGTGCTCGACCGGATCGCGACTGCCGACCGCAGCCACCACTTCGCCCGAATGCACGTCGGTCACGACGAGTCCGGCCTGCAGCGGCGGCCGCTTGCCCGTGCTCAGATCCTTGATCGTGCGCACCGTCGAGCCTTCCGCATACGCCTGCGCCGACGGCGCCATTGCGGTCATCACCGACAGGCCTGCGCCCTGCAGTTCGCCGGTCGGATAGTCGCGCGCCAGCTGGCGACGCACGAGATCGACATAGGCGGGAAAGCGGTTCGCGGCGATGCTGCCGGGGGTCTCGGTGACGCCGAGCGGCCGCTTGACGGCGCGGTCGTGCGCGGCCTGATCGATCAGGCCGGATTCGAGCATCTTGCCGAGCACGAAATCGCGGCGTTCCAGTGCGCGTTCCGGATTGCGGCGCGGGTCGTAATGCGAGGGGCCGCGGATGATGCCGACCAGCAGCGCGACCTGCTCGGTTTCCAGATCGTCGAGACGACGGCCGAACCAGAACTCCGCGCCCGCGGCGACGCCGTGGATCGCCTGCGCGCCGCGTTGGCCCAGATACACCTGGTTGAGATAGGCCTCGAGGATCGGGCCCTTGCCGTAACGCGCCTCGATCAGCATCGCGTACAGGATTTCGTTGAACTTGCGCGTATAGGTCTGCTCGCGGCCGATGCCGAGCAGGCCGCTGCGCGCGAGCTGCTGAGTCAGCGTGCTCGCGCCCTGCCGCGTCTCGCCGGCGCGCAGATTGATCATCGCCGCGCGGGCCATGCCGCTGAGGTCGATGCCGTGGTGATGCGCGAAATCCTTGTCCTCGACCGCCTGCAGCGTGTCGGTCAGCAACTGCGGCACTTCGTCGATGCGCACCAGCCGGCGCTCTTCCTGGCGCTGGCCATAGAGCGTGGCGATACGCGCCGGATCCATGCGCGCGACCTTGAGCGCGCGCTCGCCCTCGCCATCGCGCAGCCGCGACACGCGCCCACCTGACAGCGTGAGCTGCACACGGCCGGGCGCCACGGCGCCGTCGACATCGCGATAGCCGCGGCTGGAGATCGTCCAGCGCCCGCCCTCGCTCGCGTACGTGCCCGGCTTGACGCCGTCGCCTTCGCGATAGCCCGCAGCGTCGAGCTCGGTCTTGAGCGTCGCGGCGTTCATCGCCACGCCCGGCGTGATCTGCAGCGGACGCGCATAGACGCGCGTCGGCACCTGCCAGGTCAGCGCCCCGAACTTCTCGCTGACCTGGTGGTTCAAATACAGCGTGTAGGGAATCAAAAAACCGAGTCCGAGACCGACCAGTGCGAGCACCGCGGTCACCGCGCGCCGTCGCCAGGCGGGCGGCGCGTCGTCGTTCAGATCGTCGGTGTCGTCGTCTTCGTAATCGATCCGGGCCATGATCTGCGTGATGCGGTAGGAGGTGTGCCAACATATGCGTTGAACCTTCGCAGTCTAGTCGAACGCCCATGCCTGTTGGCCCTGCTCCACGGTCGGCCGTTCGCCTGTCGCCCATCGATTTGCTCACTGTTTATCTGCCATTCCAATGGCGGCGCCTGCATGCCCGCCTGCATCGTCTGTGCGTCGCGCTGGGCTCTCGTGGCGTATCCGCCCTGCGTCGCCCGGCCAATCCGTCGAGCGGCGCAACACCGGGCCCA from the Luteimonas fraxinea genome contains:
- the mrcB gene encoding penicillin-binding protein 1B, with amino-acid sequence MARIDYEDDDTDDLNDDAPPAWRRRAVTAVLALVGLGLGFLIPYTLYLNHQVSEKFGALTWQVPTRVYARPLQITPGVAMNAATLKTELDAAGYREGDGVKPGTYASEGGRWTISSRGYRDVDGAVAPGRVQLTLSGGRVSRLRDGEGERALKVARMDPARIATLYGQRQEERRLVRIDEVPQLLTDTLQAVEDKDFAHHHGIDLSGMARAAMINLRAGETRQGASTLTQQLARSGLLGIGREQTYTRKFNEILYAMLIEARYGKGPILEAYLNQVYLGQRGAQAIHGVAAGAEFWFGRRLDDLETEQVALLVGIIRGPSHYDPRRNPERALERRDFVLGKMLESGLIDQAAHDRAVKRPLGVTETPGSIAANRFPAYVDLVRRQLARDYPTGELQGAGLSVMTAMAPSAQAYAEGSTVRTIKDLSTGKRPPLQAGLVVTDVHSGEVVAAVGSRDPVEHGFNRVVEAHRPVGSLLKPFVYLLAFGNPAQYSLASWVDDSPVTITLENGQRWSPGNSDGRSHGTVRMIDALARSYNQATVRIGEAVGARALADLVHVLAGVRATPNPSLTLGSMDQSPYAMAQLYQFLASGGEIQPLRAVRGVIDEQGRVVNRYDNAPRPAQEGDAIAARLVTLGLQHAVTSGTGRQLVSDGLGRLNAAGKTGTSNDGRDSWFAGWTGDHLAVVWVGNDQNEQTGLYGATGAMRVWSGIFSRLPSAPLEVGDAGLEWQWVAQSNSTDADCPDARRFAFVAGYAPPYQPCPTYDPNQTFVDADGNLVDATGAPVQQERRGWREFFGFGRDEEAAPPADTAPPAPAPAPAPAPPVEESP